A genome region from Desulfosoma caldarium includes the following:
- a CDS encoding branched-chain amino acid ABC transporter permease has translation MHLFLEQLLNGMAVGSIYALVSLGLALVYGILRILHVAHAAVYTVGAYLGLFFFQMTQSLLVAFLGAMACCALAGVTIERLVYFPLLKYPPYVPLIASIAILLALEEVCRLVAGPYILTFPASLPFPAVHVLGVHVPSSVSTIFATTGLILLVLWFLTTRTETGLAMRAVSQDLAIAEAMGIDAHAVVSFTFALGSAIAAVAGILVGIYYNQVYATMGSVPAYKALALIVVGGLGSVPGAVAASLLLGIAETLLIGYAHVPLPRDALAFIAMIAVLMWRAEGLFGSR, from the coding sequence ATGCATCTTTTCCTGGAGCAGCTCCTCAACGGCATGGCCGTCGGATCCATTTATGCGCTGGTGAGTTTGGGTCTTGCTCTTGTTTACGGCATCCTGCGCATTCTTCACGTGGCCCATGCCGCCGTCTATACGGTGGGCGCTTATCTGGGACTGTTCTTCTTTCAGATGACCCAAAGCCTGTTAGTGGCCTTCCTGGGGGCCATGGCCTGCTGTGCCCTGGCGGGCGTGACCATAGAACGCCTTGTGTACTTTCCTTTGCTCAAATATCCCCCGTACGTGCCACTCATTGCAAGCATCGCCATTCTGCTCGCTTTGGAAGAAGTCTGCCGCCTCGTGGCAGGACCCTACATCCTCACCTTTCCGGCCTCCCTTCCCTTTCCGGCCGTGCATGTTCTTGGCGTGCACGTCCCGTCATCCGTATCGACCATCTTTGCCACAACCGGACTGATTCTGCTCGTCCTATGGTTTCTGACCACGCGCACGGAAACGGGCCTGGCCATGCGGGCCGTCTCCCAGGATCTGGCCATCGCCGAGGCTATGGGCATCGACGCGCACGCCGTGGTGAGTTTTACTTTCGCCTTGGGATCCGCCATCGCCGCCGTGGCGGGCATTCTCGTGGGCATCTATTACAACCAGGTTTACGCCACCATGGGATCCGTTCCGGCTTACAAGGCATTGGCCCTCATCGTGGTGGGCGGGTTGGGGTCCGTGCCCGGAGCCGTCGCGGCCTCCCTTTTGCTCGGCATCGCAGAAACACTACTTATTGGCTACGCTCACGTCCCTTTGCCACGAGACGCCTTGGCTTTCATCGCCATGATCGCTGTGCTCATGTGGCGTGCGGAAGGCTTGTTCGGTTCGCGCTGA
- a CDS encoding branched-chain amino acid ABC transporter permease, translating to MNAYVITVATLVTIQSIAACGLNVIVGYAGQISLGHAAFFGIGAYSSALLTTKAGLSFWTAMPLAVVITALIGAMLGLPSLRVRDDFLAITTIGVNFIVEAVFQYIPFFGGALGIGGIPRVHLFKVPLKGMAYLLFCLAFLAVVLVVCRWFTRSWAGLACFALREEETAASSMGISPVRFKLLAFVVGTAMAGLGGVLYAHFMRFISAGDFSFPVSVMLLSTIVLGGMGTLWGPVLGAAILVSLPESFRPLMELRFLLYTVVLLVMIRFQPGGLLGEASLAQRILARFHPMKADHP from the coding sequence ATGAACGCCTACGTCATCACGGTCGCCACACTCGTGACCATCCAATCCATCGCGGCCTGCGGCCTCAACGTCATCGTAGGTTACGCCGGGCAAATCTCGTTAGGGCATGCGGCCTTTTTCGGTATCGGCGCTTACAGCTCGGCGCTGCTCACCACCAAAGCCGGCCTTTCGTTTTGGACGGCCATGCCTTTGGCGGTCGTCATCACGGCCTTGATCGGCGCCATGCTGGGCCTGCCAAGTTTGCGCGTGCGCGATGACTTTCTGGCCATTACGACCATCGGTGTGAATTTCATCGTCGAAGCCGTTTTTCAGTACATTCCTTTCTTTGGCGGAGCCCTGGGCATCGGTGGGATTCCTCGGGTGCATCTTTTTAAGGTGCCTTTGAAGGGCATGGCGTATCTTCTGTTCTGTCTCGCGTTTCTTGCCGTGGTGTTGGTTGTGTGCCGGTGGTTTACGCGAAGCTGGGCCGGCTTAGCCTGTTTTGCTCTTCGAGAAGAGGAAACGGCGGCCTCCAGCATGGGCATTTCTCCGGTGCGTTTCAAGTTGCTGGCGTTCGTGGTCGGCACGGCCATGGCCGGGTTGGGCGGAGTGCTCTATGCCCATTTCATGCGTTTTATCAGCGCGGGAGACTTCAGTTTTCCCGTCTCGGTCATGCTCCTTTCCACCATTGTCCTGGGCGGCATGGGCACTCTGTGGGGTCCGGTACTGGGAGCGGCCATCTTGGTAAGCCTTCCCGAAAGCTTTCGGCCTCTCATGGAGCTACGGTTTCTCCTCTACACTGTGGTCTTGCTGGTCATGATTCGTTTTCAGCCGGGCGGATTGCTGGGTGAAGCGAGCCTGGCTCAGCGGATTCTTGCCAGGTTCCACCCGATGAAGGCCGATCACCCATGA
- a CDS encoding ABC transporter ATP-binding protein, whose translation MKAPLLRVHNLTKLFGGLRAVDGVSFDVHGGEILGLLGPNGAGKTVCFNLISGVYAPTAGEIHFSGRRTDGLPPHRMAALGLGRTFQIVKPFAQLRVLDNVLVACGVHHYGGLLRSFTSWTGQKTRQRAMELLEKVGLADEAHRKAGLLPLGHLRRLEIARALAVGHRLVLLDESFSGLREEEITPLMALVASIRQEGISVLLIEHNMRVAMKLSNRIVVLDHGCKIAEGTPAEIARNPRVIEAYLGRGGRAGAA comes from the coding sequence ATGAAAGCTCCGCTTCTTCGTGTTCATAACCTGACCAAGCTCTTCGGCGGCCTGCGTGCCGTGGACGGAGTGAGTTTTGATGTTCATGGCGGGGAAATTCTCGGGTTGCTCGGCCCCAACGGCGCGGGCAAAACCGTCTGCTTCAATTTGATTTCCGGAGTCTACGCGCCTACGGCCGGCGAAATCCATTTCTCGGGCCGTCGCACCGACGGCTTGCCCCCTCACCGCATGGCCGCTTTGGGCCTTGGACGGACTTTTCAAATCGTCAAACCCTTTGCGCAGCTTCGTGTCCTGGACAACGTTCTTGTGGCCTGCGGCGTTCATCACTATGGTGGACTGCTGCGATCTTTCACATCATGGACGGGACAAAAAACCCGCCAAAGGGCGATGGAACTGCTGGAAAAGGTCGGCTTAGCCGACGAAGCCCATCGCAAAGCGGGTCTTCTTCCGCTGGGGCATTTGCGGCGCCTGGAAATTGCTCGAGCCCTGGCGGTGGGGCACCGCCTCGTGCTGCTAGATGAGTCCTTTTCAGGACTGCGAGAAGAAGAAATCACCCCGCTTATGGCGCTGGTGGCGTCCATTCGTCAAGAGGGTATCTCGGTGCTGCTCATCGAACACAACATGCGTGTGGCCATGAAGCTTTCGAACCGCATCGTGGTCTTGGATCACGGCTGCAAAATCGCCGAAGGCACGCCTGCAGAAATCGCTCGAAATCCTCGAGTCATTGAAGCGTACTTGGGCCGAGGGGGACGCGCCGGTGCTGCTTGA
- a CDS encoding ABC transporter ATP-binding protein: MLLEVQGLHIAYGDVVAVRGVHFSVAPGELVSIIGANGAGKTSILNGLMGLVPLRRGIVRYQGEDVSSLPPHKRARRGLRLVPERARVFPRLSVRENLMIGAYGLRRKIPMPLRLEWLYELFPVLKERQDQPAQTLSGGEQQQLSIARALISDPQLLLVDEVSMGLMPKLVEQVFDLLQRLNRDHGLTILLVEQNARASLEISHRAYVLETGTVVMEGDASRLMHDPHVQKAYLGLAEGELEGRQ, translated from the coding sequence GTGCTGCTTGAGGTTCAGGGTCTGCACATCGCTTATGGGGATGTCGTTGCGGTGCGGGGTGTGCACTTCAGCGTGGCTCCAGGAGAACTGGTTTCCATCATCGGCGCCAACGGCGCCGGAAAGACCTCCATCCTCAATGGCCTCATGGGTTTGGTGCCACTGCGTCGCGGCATCGTGCGTTACCAGGGAGAGGACGTTTCCTCACTCCCACCCCACAAGCGGGCGCGACGCGGCCTTCGCTTGGTTCCGGAGAGGGCCAGGGTGTTTCCACGCCTTTCGGTCCGCGAAAACCTCATGATCGGGGCCTACGGTCTTCGAAGAAAAATTCCCATGCCCCTACGTCTGGAATGGCTTTACGAATTGTTTCCCGTGCTCAAGGAACGTCAGGATCAGCCGGCCCAGACCTTGTCCGGCGGGGAACAGCAGCAGTTGTCCATTGCACGCGCCCTGATCTCCGACCCGCAGTTGCTGCTGGTGGATGAAGTGTCCATGGGGCTCATGCCCAAGCTGGTGGAGCAAGTCTTTGACCTGCTGCAAAGGCTTAACCGCGACCACGGCCTCACCATTTTGCTTGTGGAACAAAACGCCAGGGCGTCTTTAGAGATTTCCCATCGAGCCTACGTGCTGGAAACGGGAACCGTGGTCATGGAAGGGGACGCCTCCCGGCTGATGCATGATCCTCACGTTCAAAAAGCCTACTTGGGTCTTGCAGAAGGTGAGTTGGAAGGGCGACAATAG
- a CDS encoding ABC transporter substrate-binding protein — MMQRIAIWSVVLSLMFLPLKTALGAESVKIGLLAPLTGPAAADGASVNNAVQLAVEKVNKGGGLLGKHVELVVYDDRADGKEAVGLAQKLIQQDRVVGVVGGSYSTPSRAVAPIFQEEGIPFIAAYAVHPDITTAGDYCFRNGFLGMVEGRGAAYVAVNKLKAKKIALLVSDNDFGRTLAAGFKEYLAKNAPSVELVYEQAYPFKEQDFKPYLASIKEKSPDLIFASGYYFQTGPIVSQARELGITATIFGEEGADSPKFLEIAGKAAEGFLIVTNLNRDDPRPEVQEFLKVYRERYRIEPDMVGASAYDAFMILCDAIRRAGSTDGPAVKKALGATNNFNGLTGTIQGFTTNGEVVKDVQVQIVKDGAFRYFDVVKDPAVITP, encoded by the coding sequence ATGATGCAGAGAATCGCTATTTGGTCCGTGGTCCTGTCCTTGATGTTTCTGCCCCTAAAGACCGCTCTGGGGGCAGAAAGTGTCAAAATCGGCCTTCTCGCCCCTCTTACGGGTCCAGCGGCCGCCGACGGCGCCAGCGTGAACAATGCGGTGCAGTTGGCGGTGGAAAAAGTCAACAAGGGCGGCGGCCTTTTGGGCAAGCACGTGGAACTCGTGGTTTACGATGACCGGGCCGACGGCAAGGAAGCCGTCGGTTTGGCTCAGAAACTCATTCAGCAGGACCGCGTGGTGGGTGTGGTCGGCGGTTCCTACAGCACGCCGAGCCGCGCGGTCGCGCCCATCTTTCAGGAAGAGGGCATTCCGTTCATTGCGGCCTATGCCGTTCATCCGGACATCACCACGGCCGGGGATTATTGCTTTCGAAACGGTTTTTTGGGCATGGTGGAAGGCCGAGGAGCGGCCTATGTGGCCGTCAACAAACTGAAAGCCAAAAAGATTGCTCTGCTTGTGAGCGACAACGACTTTGGCCGCACTCTGGCCGCCGGTTTCAAGGAATATCTTGCCAAGAACGCTCCATCCGTGGAACTGGTCTACGAACAAGCCTATCCCTTTAAAGAGCAGGATTTTAAGCCATACCTGGCCAGCATCAAGGAAAAGAGCCCTGATCTTATCTTCGCCAGCGGCTACTATTTTCAGACGGGGCCCATCGTGAGTCAGGCTCGGGAACTGGGCATAACAGCCACCATTTTCGGGGAAGAAGGTGCGGACTCGCCCAAATTTTTGGAGATTGCCGGCAAGGCCGCCGAGGGCTTTCTCATCGTCACGAACCTGAACCGGGACGACCCGCGCCCGGAAGTGCAGGAATTCCTCAAAGTTTATAGAGAACGGTACCGCATCGAACCGGACATGGTGGGTGCCTCGGCCTATGACGCCTTCATGATCTTGTGCGATGCCATTCGCCGAGCTGGAAGCACGGACGGCCCCGCCGTCAAGAAAGCCCTGGGCGCCACCAATAACTTCAACGGGCTGACCGGGACGATTCAGGGCTTTACGACGAACGGCGAAGTGGTCAAGGACGTTCAGGTTCAAATTGTCAAAGACGGCGCCTTTCGCTACTTTGATGTGGTCAAAGACCCTGCCGTCATCACGCCGTAA
- the hutU gene encoding urocanate hydratase — MSLTPRERLLKELQIGCGKPRPVRAPRGNTLHCNGWHQEAALRMLCNNLDPETGEKPDELIVYGGTGKAARNWACFDALVLSLLNLENDETLLVQSGKPVGIVKTYPTAPRVLIANANLVPAWATWDYFHELEAKGLIMFGQMTAGSWIYIGTQGILQGTYETFAALAEKHFGGSLAGKITVTGGLGGMGGAQPLAITMNDGVAICVEVDRQRIQRRLDTRYLDVMVDDLNQAIAMARQAAAAKKPISIGLLGNCAEVLPEMVSMGFVPDVVTDQTSAHDELNGYVPAGIPYDEALSLRKKDPKRYIDMAMDSMAVHCRAILDMMQRGAVAFDYGNNLRGQALKRGVHNAFDFPGFVPAYIRPLFCEGEGPFRWAALSGDPQDIVVTDHALMEAFPEKTRMVRWLQMAEARVAHMGLPARICWLGYGERDKAGKIFNDLVRKGAVKAPLVIGRDHLDCGSVASPNRETEAMRDGSDAIADWPVLNALVNTASGASWVSFHHGGGVGIGYALHAGQVTVADGTDEGEVRVTTVLRNDPAMGIIRHADAGYNRAIEVAQERGVKIPMMPSQEKGRP; from the coding sequence ATGAGCCTCACCCCAAGAGAAAGACTCCTCAAGGAACTTCAAATCGGCTGCGGCAAACCCCGCCCGGTTCGAGCTCCTCGAGGCAACACTTTGCATTGCAACGGCTGGCACCAAGAGGCGGCCCTGCGCATGCTGTGCAACAATCTGGATCCGGAAACGGGCGAAAAACCTGATGAACTCATCGTCTATGGAGGCACCGGCAAGGCGGCCCGAAACTGGGCCTGCTTTGACGCCCTCGTCCTGTCCCTACTGAACCTGGAAAACGATGAAACCCTTCTGGTGCAATCAGGAAAGCCCGTCGGTATCGTCAAGACTTACCCCACAGCCCCGCGCGTGCTCATCGCCAATGCCAACCTGGTGCCCGCCTGGGCCACTTGGGACTACTTTCATGAATTGGAAGCCAAGGGGCTCATCATGTTCGGCCAAATGACCGCGGGATCCTGGATCTACATCGGCACGCAGGGCATCTTGCAAGGCACCTACGAAACCTTTGCCGCATTGGCGGAAAAGCATTTTGGAGGCTCCTTGGCCGGGAAGATCACCGTCACCGGAGGTTTAGGCGGCATGGGGGGAGCACAGCCCCTCGCAATCACCATGAACGATGGAGTGGCCATCTGCGTGGAAGTTGATCGTCAGCGGATTCAACGCCGCCTGGACACTCGTTACCTGGACGTCATGGTGGACGATCTGAACCAAGCCATCGCCATGGCTCGACAAGCGGCGGCGGCCAAAAAGCCCATTTCCATTGGCCTTTTGGGCAACTGCGCCGAGGTGCTGCCCGAAATGGTGTCCATGGGGTTCGTTCCCGATGTGGTCACGGACCAGACCAGCGCCCATGATGAACTGAACGGCTACGTTCCGGCAGGCATTCCCTACGACGAAGCCCTGTCGTTGCGGAAAAAGGACCCCAAACGCTACATCGATATGGCCATGGATTCCATGGCCGTCCACTGCCGCGCCATTTTGGACATGATGCAGCGAGGGGCCGTGGCCTTTGATTACGGCAACAATCTGCGAGGCCAGGCTTTGAAGCGAGGGGTCCACAACGCTTTTGATTTTCCTGGGTTTGTGCCCGCCTACATTCGGCCGCTTTTTTGTGAAGGCGAAGGGCCGTTTCGATGGGCGGCCTTGTCGGGAGATCCACAGGACATCGTTGTCACCGACCATGCCCTCATGGAAGCTTTTCCGGAAAAGACGCGCATGGTCCGCTGGCTGCAGATGGCCGAGGCCCGCGTGGCCCACATGGGCTTGCCGGCGCGCATCTGCTGGCTCGGTTACGGCGAACGGGACAAGGCGGGTAAAATTTTTAACGACCTGGTGCGCAAAGGAGCCGTCAAAGCTCCTCTCGTCATCGGCCGCGATCATCTGGACTGCGGCTCCGTAGCTTCTCCTAACCGGGAAACGGAAGCCATGCGAGACGGTTCCGATGCCATCGCCGACTGGCCTGTGCTGAACGCCCTGGTCAACACGGCGTCGGGAGCGAGCTGGGTGAGCTTTCATCACGGCGGTGGCGTGGGCATCGGCTACGCGCTGCATGCGGGACAAGTTACCGTGGCAGACGGCACGGACGAAGGAGAAGTGCGGGTGACCACGGTACTGCGCAATGACCCGGCCATGGGTATTATTCGCCACGCCGATGCCGGCTACAATCGCGCCATTGAGGTGGCGCAAGAACGCGGCGTCAAAATCCCCATGATGCCCTCACAAGAGAAAGGCCGCCCATGA
- the ftcD gene encoding glutamate formimidoyltransferase yields the protein MTPWIECVPNFSEGRRPDVIEAIVAPFRSKRGCALLDYRADANHNRLVVSLAGNPEPIQEALLEAAKVAVAHIDMNQHQGAHPRIGAVDVIPFVPLRHMSMDECVALAHAFGTRYHEETGIPVYFYEEAALRPERSRLEVIRHGQYEGLKAAISNPDRHPDVGEPRLHATAGATVIGARKFLVAFNVNLGTSDVRIAKEIAKAVRASSGGLCHVKGIGLALEDRGLVQVSLNVVDYEKNALYRVTELIRMEAKRWGVPVVETEVYGMVPAAALLESAAYYLQISGFSPDQVIEFKMLEMLGNNTP from the coding sequence ATGACCCCATGGATTGAATGTGTCCCCAACTTCAGTGAAGGTCGTCGCCCCGATGTCATCGAAGCCATCGTGGCCCCGTTTCGGTCCAAACGCGGCTGTGCCTTGTTGGATTACCGAGCGGATGCCAATCATAACCGTCTGGTGGTGAGTCTGGCCGGAAATCCCGAACCCATACAAGAGGCGCTTCTGGAAGCGGCTAAAGTGGCCGTGGCGCACATTGACATGAACCAACACCAGGGCGCGCACCCTCGCATCGGGGCCGTGGATGTCATTCCCTTTGTGCCCCTGCGCCACATGAGCATGGACGAGTGTGTGGCTTTGGCCCATGCGTTCGGCACGCGCTACCATGAGGAAACGGGGATTCCCGTGTACTTTTATGAAGAAGCCGCCCTACGCCCAGAACGGTCACGCTTGGAAGTGATTCGTCACGGCCAGTACGAAGGTTTGAAGGCCGCCATTTCCAATCCGGACCGACACCCGGATGTGGGCGAACCTCGACTGCATGCCACGGCCGGTGCCACCGTCATTGGAGCGCGAAAGTTCCTGGTGGCCTTCAACGTGAATCTGGGCACCTCCGATGTACGCATCGCCAAGGAAATCGCCAAGGCCGTCCGTGCCTCGAGCGGCGGCCTGTGCCACGTCAAAGGGATCGGACTGGCCCTGGAAGACCGAGGTTTGGTGCAGGTGAGCCTCAACGTGGTGGATTACGAAAAGAACGCCCTTTACCGCGTCACAGAACTCATTCGCATGGAAGCTAAGCGCTGGGGCGTGCCTGTGGTGGAAACCGAAGTCTACGGCATGGTCCCTGCCGCCGCCCTTTTGGAAAGTGCCGCGTATTACCTACAAATCTCCGGTTTTTCCCCTGACCAAGTCATCGAATTCAAGATGCTGGAAATGCTTGGAAACAACACCCCATGA
- the hutI gene encoding imidazolonepropionase: protein MITKLFRNAAIFTPVDSGSPKAGPRQGAVHVLDRGALLCRNGLVEAVGPEEDVLRRLASTGHDKDIDQEINLQGRCVIPGFVDPHTHLCFVVAREKEFSLRLQGVEYLEVLRQGGGILSTVRSVRETDEWALYEATYRRAMTALGLGTTTVEIKSGYGLDTATELKMLRVIGRLGRETPLDVVPTFMGAHAVPEEYRNRGDAYVDHVIHEMLPAVAAQGIARFCDVFCEKGVFSVEQSRRILKAAQAEGLGAKIHADEVHDLGGAALAAEIRAVSAEHLLTAREENLRAMARAGTIAVVLPATAYSLRKPFAPVRTMIDLGVPVALATDANPGSSYTESMPFVFGLAVLMMGLSVEEALVAATLNAAYAVGTAARVGSLDAGKQADFVVLDGETPAVIAYHAGVNPIVQVYKKGEKCTP, encoded by the coding sequence ATGATCACCAAGCTTTTTCGAAATGCCGCTATTTTCACTCCCGTGGATTCCGGCAGCCCCAAGGCCGGCCCTCGGCAAGGGGCCGTTCACGTCCTGGATCGCGGCGCTTTGTTGTGCCGAAACGGGCTTGTGGAAGCCGTCGGCCCGGAAGAAGACGTTTTGCGAAGGCTTGCCTCCACGGGCCACGATAAGGACATAGACCAGGAGATCAACCTCCAAGGGCGATGCGTCATTCCGGGGTTTGTGGATCCGCATACGCATTTGTGTTTTGTCGTCGCTCGTGAAAAAGAATTTTCTCTGCGCCTTCAAGGCGTGGAGTACTTAGAGGTTCTGCGCCAAGGCGGCGGAATTCTTTCCACCGTGCGTTCGGTCCGGGAAACCGACGAATGGGCACTCTATGAAGCCACCTATCGAAGAGCAATGACGGCCTTGGGACTGGGCACCACCACGGTGGAAATCAAGAGCGGCTACGGGCTGGATACGGCCACGGAACTCAAAATGCTTAGGGTCATTGGACGTCTCGGCAGGGAAACGCCTTTGGATGTGGTGCCGACCTTCATGGGCGCACACGCCGTGCCGGAAGAATACCGCAATCGAGGTGACGCCTATGTTGACCACGTCATCCATGAAATGCTACCGGCCGTGGCCGCTCAAGGAATCGCCAGGTTCTGTGACGTGTTCTGTGAAAAGGGCGTCTTTTCCGTGGAGCAAAGCCGGCGAATTCTAAAGGCCGCCCAAGCCGAGGGGCTCGGAGCGAAAATCCATGCCGATGAAGTGCACGACTTGGGCGGCGCGGCCTTGGCTGCGGAAATCCGCGCCGTTTCGGCGGAACATCTACTGACGGCTCGAGAGGAAAACCTTCGGGCCATGGCCCGGGCAGGCACCATTGCCGTGGTGCTTCCGGCAACAGCGTACAGCCTGCGCAAACCTTTCGCCCCGGTGCGCACCATGATTGATCTCGGAGTGCCCGTGGCTTTGGCCACCGATGCCAATCCGGGATCGTCCTACACGGAATCCATGCCGTTCGTCTTTGGATTGGCCGTGCTTATGATGGGCCTTTCCGTGGAAGAAGCCCTGGTGGCGGCCACCTTGAATGCCGCCTACGCAGTGGGAACCGCGGCACGGGTCGGCAGCTTGGATGCGGGCAAGCAAGCCGATTTCGTCGTGCTTGACGGAGAAACTCCCGCCGTCATCGCCTACCACGCTGGGGTTAACCCCATTGTCCAGGTTTACAAAAAAGGCGAAAAATGCACCCCATAA
- a CDS encoding cyclodeaminase/cyclohydrolase family protein → MPKDLNRLTVTEFLEELASAQPAPGGGTVAALAGALAAALTTMVARLTLGKKKFQDRHALMATIEQRAEKRLATFQVLLQQDTQAYQAVVESFRRPKNTDEEKAQRAAAVEKALQEAARIPLETLARLDELMDDAAHVLRSGNPNAASDAGAAVQLIRAAAFVAAYNVWINLKSLRDETFRKDAEKKVRAALERIETRAARGHDDLRSALEPSS, encoded by the coding sequence ATGCCCAAGGATCTCAATCGCTTGACCGTCACCGAATTTCTTGAAGAACTGGCCTCGGCCCAGCCTGCCCCCGGTGGCGGCACCGTGGCCGCTTTGGCCGGCGCTCTGGCTGCAGCCCTCACCACCATGGTGGCCCGCCTTACCCTGGGAAAGAAAAAGTTCCAGGACCGCCATGCGCTCATGGCAACTATCGAACAGCGCGCCGAAAAACGCCTCGCGACCTTTCAGGTGCTGCTTCAGCAGGACACTCAAGCCTACCAAGCCGTGGTGGAAAGTTTCCGACGACCCAAGAACACAGACGAAGAAAAAGCGCAGCGCGCTGCCGCCGTGGAAAAGGCCTTGCAAGAGGCGGCTCGAATTCCTTTGGAAACTCTCGCCCGCTTGGATGAACTCATGGACGATGCGGCCCATGTCCTGCGCTCGGGCAACCCCAATGCGGCCAGTGACGCCGGAGCCGCCGTGCAGCTCATTCGAGCCGCAGCCTTCGTTGCGGCCTACAATGTGTGGATCAATCTGAAGTCACTGCGAGACGAAACTTTTCGTAAGGATGCTGAAAAAAAGGTTCGCGCCGCTCTGGAACGCATCGAAACGAGGGCCGCTCGCGGCCACGACGACCTCAGAAGCGCCCTTGAGCCAAGCTCGTGA
- a CDS encoding ABC transporter permease, translating to MKSGGAVSWRFIKVWRRNLWTYRRMWKVSFLTPLLEPLFFVAAFGLGLSGFVGEIVYGGKHFDYATFISPGLVATAIMNNAFFETTYASFVRMYYQKTFDGMLATPLSLEEIMIGEIVWSATKSVVAAGLMSSVLAILGFVDPWSVVTLVPTALVGGLAFGALGLWITGITPHIEMFNLPVFLLITPMFLFSGTFFPVSSLPSWAAHAAQVLPLYHLVELCRRAQIGAAESSWGISAVYLLIFSAVFIVLAVHAMKRRLIH from the coding sequence ATGAAGAGCGGGGGCGCGGTATCCTGGCGATTTATTAAGGTCTGGAGACGCAATCTCTGGACGTATCGGCGCATGTGGAAGGTGAGCTTTTTGACGCCGCTTCTGGAGCCCCTCTTTTTTGTGGCCGCCTTTGGGTTGGGACTCAGCGGCTTTGTCGGAGAAATCGTCTACGGAGGTAAACACTTTGATTATGCGACCTTTATTTCGCCAGGTTTGGTGGCCACGGCCATCATGAACAACGCTTTCTTTGAAACCACCTACGCCTCCTTTGTGCGCATGTATTACCAGAAAACCTTTGACGGCATGCTGGCCACGCCGCTCAGTCTGGAAGAGATCATGATCGGAGAGATTGTCTGGAGCGCCACCAAGTCCGTGGTGGCCGCCGGGCTCATGAGCAGTGTTTTGGCGATTCTGGGATTTGTCGATCCCTGGTCCGTGGTGACGCTCGTGCCGACGGCCCTTGTGGGCGGACTGGCCTTTGGCGCTTTGGGGCTGTGGATCACCGGCATCACGCCACACATCGAAATGTTCAACCTGCCGGTCTTTCTCCTGATTACGCCCATGTTTCTCTTTTCGGGAACCTTTTTCCCCGTTTCATCTTTGCCGTCCTGGGCCGCCCATGCCGCTCAAGTCCTTCCTTTGTATCACCTGGTTGAACTGTGCCGCAGAGCGCAGATTGGAGCGGCGGAATCGTCTTGGGGAATAAGCGCCGTGTACCTTTTGATTTTTTCGGCGGTATTTATCGTCCTGGCCGTCCATGCCATGAAAAGACGCCTGATTCACTGA
- a CDS encoding ABC transporter ATP-binding protein, whose product MSGMACVVAVEGLVKRFRNLTAVDGISFTVERGEFFGLLGPNGAGKSTTIRALYGFSPPTSGRVRILGMDIATHWRPIKQRLGVCHQENTLDPDLTVEENLWIFATYFGIPLKEATIRASELLEFFALTHKRSSKVADLSGGMLRRLILARALMNRPELLILDEPTTGLDPQSRHLLWQKLESLRADGLTVVLTTHYMEEAARLCDRLVIIDHGRILVEGAPNALVKRYAGAEVVEIEEPDEALRRYVRQMRLEHDDLQDRLLLYVPEGSAFLDLVRSRFCVRKCTWRRSTLEDVFLRLTGRELRE is encoded by the coding sequence ATGAGCGGCATGGCATGCGTGGTGGCGGTGGAAGGTCTGGTCAAGCGGTTTCGGAATTTGACCGCGGTGGATGGCATTTCCTTTACTGTAGAGCGCGGCGAGTTTTTCGGCCTTCTTGGGCCCAACGGTGCAGGCAAAAGCACCACCATACGGGCTCTTTACGGTTTTTCTCCTCCCACTTCCGGCCGGGTTCGAATCCTCGGCATGGATATCGCCACCCATTGGCGTCCCATCAAGCAGCGCCTGGGGGTGTGCCACCAAGAAAACACACTGGATCCGGATCTCACCGTAGAAGAAAATCTTTGGATTTTCGCAACCTATTTCGGCATTCCCTTGAAGGAAGCGACCATAAGGGCTTCGGAACTCCTGGAATTTTTTGCCTTAACCCATAAGAGGTCCTCCAAAGTGGCGGATCTTTCCGGGGGCATGTTGCGCCGCCTCATTCTGGCTCGGGCCTTAATGAACCGCCCGGAACTGCTCATTTTGGATGAACCCACCACGGGCCTGGACCCGCAAAGCCGGCATCTGCTCTGGCAAAAGCTGGAATCACTTCGAGCCGATGGCCTCACGGTGGTCCTCACCACGCACTACATGGAAGAAGCCGCTCGATTATGCGATCGTTTGGTGATCATAGATCATGGAAGGATTCTTGTGGAAGGGGCCCCGAACGCCCTCGTGAAGCGCTATGCCGGAGCGGAGGTGGTGGAAATTGAAGAGCCGGACGAAGCGCTGCGCCGCTATGTTCGGCAAATGCGCCTCGAGCACGACGACCTACAAGACCGCCTTCTGCTGTATGTCCCGGAAGGATCTGCTTTTCTCGATCTGGTCCGCAGCCGGTTTTGTGTTCGAAAATGCACGTGGCGTCGAAGCACCCTGGAGGATGTCTTCTTGCGGTTGACAGGCCGGGAGCTTCGCGAATGA